A genomic stretch from Erwinia sp. E_sp_B01_1 includes:
- a CDS encoding DUF3053 domain-containing protein, which produces MTTGIFRVWSRLLVPFVALFLVFQLAGCGDNEADQRKAFIDFLQNTVLRSGEHLPALSEDQKQKFGNYVSDYAIIYGFSQQVNRATDSGMKPVVDELSAIRTPQDYLTRRDSLRQASGSLSVLTQQIQAAKTQADSSKAALKQPEELKTVYDNVYNKVVTQPATALLPLLPALQTLSQDAVQTGDFLQQQGSQVTFNGPAIQFPTQQQATQYNTLMSNLNANAQALGQAQTALQGGFQ; this is translated from the coding sequence ATGACGACAGGAATCTTTCGCGTCTGGTCGCGTCTGTTAGTGCCTTTTGTGGCGCTGTTTCTGGTCTTTCAACTGGCTGGCTGCGGTGATAACGAAGCCGATCAGCGCAAAGCCTTTATCGATTTCCTGCAAAACACTGTGTTGCGCAGCGGCGAACATCTGCCCGCCCTCAGTGAAGATCAGAAGCAAAAATTTGGCAATTACGTCAGTGATTACGCCATTATTTACGGCTTCTCTCAGCAGGTTAACCGCGCCACAGATTCGGGTATGAAACCGGTAGTGGATGAACTTTCCGCAATCCGTACTCCGCAGGATTATCTGACCCGCCGCGATTCACTGCGTCAGGCCAGTGGCTCACTGAGCGTGCTGACGCAGCAAATTCAGGCCGCCAAAACGCAGGCCGACAGCAGCAAAGCCGCGCTGAAGCAGCCGGAAGAGTTAAAAACCGTCTATGACAACGTCTATAACAAAGTCGTGACGCAGCCAGCCACTGCGCTGCTGCCGTTGTTACCGGCATTGCAGACGTTGAGCCAGGATGCCGTGCAGACGGGTGATTTCCTGCAGCAGCAGGGTAGCCAGGTCACATTCAACGGCCCGGCGATCCAGTTCCCAACCCAGCAGCAGGCGACTCAGTACAACACGCTGATGAGCAACCTGAATGCCAATGCCCAGGCGCTGGGTCAGGCGCAAACGGCCCTTCAGGGCGGTTTCCAGTAA
- a CDS encoding oligopeptide/dipeptide ABC transporter ATP-binding protein: MSTPILECTDLSKTFAGPARLFKRNPQVTAVDRISMKVMPGETLAIVGESGSGKSTLGRLLLRLLSPSQGQVFYQGEEITQASGARLNQLRRELQIIFQDPFASLNPRMNVESIVGEPLWLHESLSASQRQEKVAGLLQTVGLPAAWSRRYPHEFSGGQRQRIGIARALASNPKLLLGDEPVSALDVSVQAQVVNLLESLKQQFGLTMIIVAHGLAVIRHMSDRVAVMYLGQIVELATVDEIFDAPLHPYTQALIASAPQLQPGANRQIPMLQGDLPNPAAPPSGCRFHTRCPHVSDECRLIEPINQVLPGGRQVACHRWQEINRDRSVITIAPPSSAFLRRRALFEQAVKHPSITPSGEVTR; the protein is encoded by the coding sequence ATGAGCACCCCGATTCTGGAATGTACCGACCTGAGCAAAACTTTCGCTGGCCCCGCGCGATTATTTAAACGTAATCCGCAGGTCACGGCGGTGGATCGCATCTCCATGAAAGTGATGCCGGGCGAGACGCTGGCGATAGTGGGCGAGTCCGGCTCCGGGAAATCCACGCTGGGCCGTCTGCTGCTTCGTCTGCTTTCCCCTTCTCAGGGGCAGGTTTTTTATCAGGGCGAAGAGATCACCCAGGCCAGCGGCGCTCGCCTCAATCAGCTGCGCCGTGAGCTGCAAATTATCTTTCAGGATCCCTTTGCCTCGCTGAACCCCCGCATGAACGTGGAAAGCATTGTTGGTGAACCTTTGTGGCTGCACGAATCCTTATCGGCCAGCCAGCGCCAGGAAAAAGTCGCCGGCCTGCTGCAAACGGTTGGGCTGCCTGCCGCCTGGTCACGCCGCTATCCGCACGAATTCTCCGGCGGCCAGCGCCAGCGTATCGGGATTGCCCGCGCGCTGGCCTCGAACCCGAAACTGCTGCTGGGAGATGAGCCAGTCTCCGCGCTGGACGTCTCGGTGCAGGCGCAGGTGGTGAATCTGCTGGAGAGCCTGAAACAGCAGTTCGGGCTGACAATGATTATTGTCGCCCACGGCCTGGCGGTGATCCGGCATATGAGCGATCGCGTGGCCGTAATGTACCTGGGTCAGATTGTTGAACTGGCCACGGTGGACGAGATTTTCGATGCGCCGCTGCACCCTTACACTCAGGCGCTGATCGCCTCTGCGCCGCAGCTGCAGCCCGGTGCAAACCGTCAGATCCCGATGTTACAGGGCGATCTGCCCAATCCTGCCGCACCGCCCAGCGGCTGCCGTTTTCACACCCGTTGCCCTCACGTCAGCGATGAATGCCGTCTGATTGAACCGATCAATCAGGTATTGCCGGGCGGTCGTCAGGTTGCCTGTCATCGCTGGCAGGAGATCAACCGCGACCGCAGCGTGATTACGATTGCTCCACCTTCTTCCGCTTTTCTCCGGCGCCGTGCGCTGTTTGAACAGGCGGTAAAACACCCTTCAATAACCCCTTCTGGAGAAGTGACGCGATGA
- a CDS encoding ABC transporter substrate-binding protein, with the protein MKVRHTLLTALGGLMLMGSLQAHAESTLRIGLGADPDMLDPHLARTYYGRFVFAAMCDRLVDVDQNLQVVPGLATDWKWSEDGKTLTMNLRQGVTFQDGEKFDAEAVKFNIERALTLPGSLRKSEISSIESVEVASPYQVVFHLKNADAALLSQLTDRAGAMLAPKAAAKPDFATHPVCSGPYQFESRVQQDRIVLKRFDNYWNKAAYHFDKVVFLPIPDASVRLANLRSGDLDLTEGIAASDVKTVEADSKLSLAKVTGLGYQGITFNIANGKADPNNPFVKDARVREAFSLAIDRDALNQVAFEGLYSPANQALSPVSPYHVKLPVAPRDVEKAKALLAAAGVKPPVNVTLLVTNNPTSQQVGQVIQAMVSEAGFNVNLQMSEFASLLDRQQRGDYQLSLSGWSGRPDPDGSIFSFINSKGTLNDGRYSNPQVDSWLTEARQTNDKAARQALYDKVVKQLQTDMPIAYLYFEPRIFGLNKKLEGFKPFPDGLVRLAGVKMAP; encoded by the coding sequence ATGAAAGTACGCCACACGTTGTTGACCGCCCTGGGCGGCCTGATGCTGATGGGCAGCCTGCAGGCACATGCCGAAAGTACGCTGCGTATTGGTCTGGGTGCCGATCCGGATATGCTCGACCCGCACCTGGCCCGTACCTACTATGGCCGGTTTGTTTTTGCAGCCATGTGTGACCGTCTGGTCGATGTGGATCAAAATCTGCAGGTGGTTCCGGGGCTGGCGACAGACTGGAAATGGAGTGAAGACGGTAAAACGCTGACCATGAATCTTCGTCAGGGCGTCACCTTCCAGGACGGGGAGAAATTTGATGCCGAAGCGGTGAAGTTCAATATTGAACGCGCGCTGACGCTGCCCGGCTCGCTGCGTAAAAGCGAAATCTCCTCCATTGAATCAGTAGAAGTAGCCTCGCCCTATCAGGTGGTCTTCCACCTGAAAAATGCTGATGCCGCCCTGCTGAGCCAGCTCACCGATCGCGCCGGTGCCATGCTCGCTCCCAAAGCCGCAGCCAAACCCGATTTTGCCACCCATCCGGTCTGTTCCGGCCCGTACCAGTTTGAAAGCCGCGTGCAGCAGGATCGTATCGTACTGAAACGCTTTGATAACTACTGGAATAAAGCGGCCTACCATTTCGATAAAGTGGTGTTCCTGCCGATTCCGGATGCCTCTGTGCGTCTGGCTAATCTGCGTTCTGGCGATCTGGATCTCACCGAAGGTATTGCGGCCAGCGATGTAAAAACCGTGGAGGCAGACAGCAAGCTGAGTCTCGCCAAAGTCACCGGTCTGGGCTATCAGGGCATCACTTTTAATATTGCCAACGGCAAAGCTGACCCCAACAACCCGTTTGTCAAAGACGCCCGCGTGCGCGAAGCGTTCTCGCTGGCGATCGACCGTGATGCGCTGAACCAGGTCGCTTTTGAAGGTTTGTACAGCCCGGCTAATCAGGCGCTCTCACCGGTCAGCCCTTATCACGTTAAGCTGCCGGTTGCCCCGCGTGATGTGGAAAAAGCCAAAGCGCTGCTGGCTGCTGCGGGCGTTAAGCCGCCGGTCAACGTCACGCTACTGGTGACCAACAACCCCACCTCACAACAGGTAGGCCAGGTCATTCAGGCGATGGTCAGCGAAGCCGGGTTCAACGTGAATCTGCAGATGAGCGAGTTTGCTTCCCTGCTGGATCGTCAACAGCGCGGTGACTATCAGCTCAGCCTCTCCGGCTGGTCAGGTCGTCCGGATCCGGATGGCAGTATCTTCTCCTTTATCAACAGCAAGGGCACGCTGAACGACGGGCGCTACAGCAATCCTCAGGTTGACAGCTGGCTGACAGAAGCCCGCCAGACCAATGATAAGGCGGCCCGTCAGGCGTTATATGACAAAGTGGTGAAGCAACTGCAAACGGATATGCCCATTGCCTACCTCTATTTTGAACCCCGCATCTTCGGGCTGAATAAAAAACTGGAAGGGTTCAAACCTTTCCCGGACGGCCTGGTGCGGCTGGCCGGCGTGAAGATGGCCCCGTAG
- a CDS encoding ABC transporter permease: MLELICKRLLLAIPTLFLVSIMVFSLQKLLPGDPVLAMAGEERDPAVIAQLREQYHLNDPLPTQYFYWLGNALRGDLGTSLRTQEPVTTLIASKLPVTLELSLLAMIVALLVGISMGIVAAVRKNSWVDHTTNFVALSGISIPHFWLGILLILLFSVHLQWLPASGYVSLSESLSQNIKTLLLPALVLGTGLAATLMRHTRASMIAVLKADYIRTARAKGLLPKKVILKHAFRNALVPVITLTTLLFGELLGGAVLTEQVFTLPGFGKMIVDAVFNRDYAVVQGVVLVVAIGFLLLNLLADVLYVLINPKMRG, encoded by the coding sequence ATGCTGGAATTGATCTGTAAACGCCTGCTGCTGGCGATCCCGACGCTGTTTCTGGTGAGCATTATGGTCTTCTCACTGCAAAAACTGCTGCCGGGCGATCCGGTGCTGGCGATGGCGGGCGAGGAGCGCGATCCGGCGGTGATTGCGCAACTGCGTGAGCAGTATCACCTTAACGATCCGCTGCCCACGCAGTATTTTTACTGGCTGGGCAACGCGCTCCGGGGCGATCTGGGCACGTCGCTGCGTACTCAGGAGCCAGTGACCACGCTGATTGCCAGCAAGCTGCCGGTGACGCTGGAACTCTCACTGCTGGCGATGATTGTGGCACTGCTGGTTGGCATCAGCATGGGCATTGTCGCCGCCGTGCGGAAAAACAGCTGGGTGGATCACACCACCAACTTTGTCGCGCTTTCGGGTATCTCGATACCGCATTTCTGGCTGGGTATTCTGCTGATCTTGCTCTTTTCCGTGCATCTTCAGTGGCTGCCCGCTTCCGGCTATGTCTCCCTGAGCGAAAGCCTGTCGCAGAACATCAAAACCCTGCTGCTGCCTGCGCTGGTGCTGGGAACCGGGCTGGCGGCCACGCTGATGCGCCATACCCGTGCCTCAATGATTGCCGTGCTCAAGGCGGACTATATCCGCACCGCCAGAGCGAAAGGCCTGCTGCCGAAAAAGGTGATCCTTAAGCACGCTTTCCGTAATGCACTGGTGCCGGTGATCACCCTCACCACGCTGCTGTTTGGTGAGCTGTTAGGCGGTGCGGTGCTGACTGAGCAGGTCTTTACCCTGCCAGGCTTTGGCAAAATGATAGTCGATGCGGTGTTCAACCGGGATTACGCCGTGGTGCAGGGCGTGGTACTGGTGGTGGCTATCGGTTTTCTGCTGCTGAATTTGCTGGCAGACGTGCTCTATGTGCTGATTAACCCGAAAATGCGAGGCTGA
- a CDS encoding gamma-glutamyltransferase family protein: MSAISDFNVGYPSYRAPMMGRNAVAASQPLAAQAGIRMLQLGGNAVDAAIATAMALTVVEPTGNGIGSDAFAIVWDGKKLHALNASGRAPAAWTRETFAHLAAMPEIGWDAVTVPGAVSAWVELAERFGTLPLTTLAQPAIEYARNGFPVSPLIGHLWERGFNKLRDQPGFSACFAPEGRPPKVGELFRNPDQADTLEKIAATNGEAFYEGELAEKIAAFAREHGAALTLEDLKNHKADWVDMLSRPFAGGSVQELPPNGQGIATLMALGILEQWDIGRYEPDSVQWLHLSIEAMKLALVDLERYIADEDHMEFPAELLLSDEYLKSRAALIDPARAGDFTFGAPKQSGTVYLSTADASGMMVSFIQSNYMGFGSGVVVPGTGISLQNRGAGFVLEENHPNVVAANKRAFHTIIPAFALDADGQPLMSFGVMGGPMQAQGHLQMALRIMLHKQNPQAAIDAPRWRVVEGREVSVEPAMALNTIAALRAMGHKIVVEDPLQTYNFGGAQVIVRDPQGFYIAATESRKDGQALVF, translated from the coding sequence ATGAGTGCAATCAGTGATTTTAACGTGGGATACCCTTCTTACCGTGCGCCAATGATGGGCCGTAACGCCGTCGCGGCCTCGCAACCGCTGGCAGCTCAGGCCGGGATTCGGATGCTGCAACTGGGTGGTAACGCGGTGGATGCCGCAATAGCTACCGCCATGGCGTTAACGGTGGTGGAACCTACCGGCAACGGCATCGGCAGTGATGCCTTTGCCATCGTCTGGGATGGCAAAAAACTCCATGCCCTGAATGCCTCAGGCCGCGCACCGGCTGCCTGGACGCGCGAAACCTTTGCCCATCTTGCAGCAATGCCAGAAATTGGCTGGGATGCCGTCACCGTACCGGGAGCGGTTTCTGCCTGGGTGGAACTGGCGGAACGTTTTGGCACCCTGCCGCTTACCACGCTTGCTCAGCCTGCGATTGAGTATGCGCGTAACGGCTTCCCGGTTTCGCCGCTGATCGGTCATCTTTGGGAGCGGGGCTTTAACAAGCTGCGCGATCAGCCGGGCTTCAGCGCCTGCTTCGCGCCGGAAGGCCGTCCACCAAAGGTGGGTGAACTGTTCCGCAACCCGGATCAGGCCGACACGCTGGAAAAAATCGCTGCGACCAATGGCGAAGCGTTTTATGAGGGGGAGCTGGCCGAAAAAATCGCCGCTTTTGCCCGTGAACACGGTGCGGCGCTGACGCTGGAGGACCTGAAAAATCATAAAGCTGACTGGGTCGATATGCTGTCGCGTCCGTTTGCCGGTGGCTCCGTTCAGGAACTGCCGCCTAACGGCCAGGGCATCGCCACGCTGATGGCGCTGGGTATCCTCGAACAGTGGGATATTGGCCGCTATGAGCCGGATTCGGTGCAGTGGCTGCATCTGTCGATTGAGGCGATGAAGCTGGCGCTGGTCGATCTTGAGCGCTATATAGCCGATGAAGATCATATGGAGTTTCCGGCAGAATTGCTGCTGAGCGATGAGTATCTTAAGTCCCGCGCGGCGTTAATCGATCCTGCCAGAGCCGGTGATTTTACTTTTGGTGCACCGAAGCAAAGCGGCACCGTTTACCTCTCCACCGCCGATGCCAGCGGCATGATGGTCTCCTTTATTCAGTCGAACTATATGGGCTTTGGCTCTGGCGTGGTGGTGCCTGGCACCGGGATCAGCCTGCAAAATCGTGGGGCCGGTTTCGTGCTTGAAGAGAATCACCCTAACGTGGTGGCGGCGAACAAACGCGCTTTCCACACCATCATTCCGGCGTTTGCGCTGGATGCTGATGGCCAGCCGCTGATGTCTTTCGGGGTGATGGGCGGGCCGATGCAGGCGCAGGGCCATCTGCAAATGGCGCTGCGCATTATGCTGCACAAGCAGAACCCTCAGGCGGCGATCGATGCGCCGCGCTGGCGCGTGGTGGAAGGACGGGAAGTCAGCGTGGAGCCTGCAATGGCGCTGAACACTATTGCTGCGCTGCGAGCCATGGGACATAAAATTGTGGTGGAAGATCCGCTACAGACTTACAACTTTGGCGGTGCGCAGGTGATTGTCCGCGATCCGCAGGGCTTCTATATTGCCGCCACCGAAAGCCGCAAAGACGGTCAGGCGCTGGTATTCTGA
- a CDS encoding HTH-type transcriptional regulator, which translates to MELKDPMGELLSSLEHIVLTREVIQAAPALKGEVKIPEPKRIREITGMEIDEFALALGVSVTSVKSWEAKRTKPSRSAQKLMQLIQFNPCLSRELLG; encoded by the coding sequence ATGGAACTGAAAGATCCAATGGGAGAGCTGCTGTCGAGTCTCGAACATATTGTATTAACACGTGAAGTGATCCAGGCCGCTCCTGCATTAAAGGGCGAAGTGAAAATCCCCGAGCCAAAACGCATCAGGGAAATCACCGGCATGGAAATTGATGAATTTGCCCTGGCTTTGGGCGTGAGTGTGACCTCGGTGAAAAGCTGGGAAGCCAAGCGCACCAAACCTTCGCGCAGCGCACAGAAATTAATGCAGTTAATACAATTTAATCCATGTCTCAGCAGAGAACTGCTGGGATAG
- a CDS encoding ABC transporter permease, which produces MSEILASGNAAALRKPTNRVLKKFLGNKSAMIGAVIVVFFVLVALLAPWIAPFDPIKANFLAVRKAPSALYWLGTDELGRDILSRMIWGARSSLLAGCISVMIAILIGVPLGLIAGYWQGIWDGVISRFIEALLACPFLILAIALGAFLGPSLGNAMIAIGLSAMPIFARLTRGQVIAIRNEEYIDGARAIGLPDRWIVLRYVLPNVMSPILVQATLAIASAIITEASLSFLGLGQQPPNPSWGAMLNTAKGFLEQAPWMSVFPGLAIFLIVQGFNLLGDGLRDALDPRND; this is translated from the coding sequence ATGAGTGAAATTCTGGCTTCCGGCAATGCCGCTGCGCTGCGAAAACCCACCAACCGCGTGCTGAAAAAGTTCCTTGGCAATAAAAGCGCGATGATCGGTGCGGTGATTGTGGTGTTCTTTGTGCTGGTGGCGTTGCTGGCTCCGTGGATCGCCCCTTTCGACCCTATCAAAGCGAACTTTCTGGCCGTGCGCAAAGCGCCTTCCGCCCTTTACTGGCTGGGCACGGATGAACTGGGACGCGATATTTTATCCCGCATGATTTGGGGCGCCCGCTCCTCACTGCTGGCGGGCTGTATCTCGGTGATGATTGCCATTCTGATCGGCGTGCCGCTGGGGCTGATTGCCGGGTACTGGCAGGGCATCTGGGATGGCGTAATCTCCCGCTTTATCGAAGCGCTGCTGGCCTGCCCTTTCCTGATCCTCGCGATTGCTCTGGGCGCGTTCCTTGGTCCCAGCCTGGGCAACGCGATGATCGCCATAGGCCTGTCAGCCATGCCCATCTTTGCCCGTCTGACCCGCGGTCAGGTCATCGCCATCCGCAATGAAGAGTATATCGACGGCGCACGCGCCATCGGGCTGCCGGACCGCTGGATAGTGCTGCGCTATGTGCTGCCAAACGTGATGTCACCGATTCTGGTGCAGGCTACGCTGGCGATCGCCTCTGCCATTATCACCGAGGCCAGCCTCTCTTTCCTCGGCCTGGGTCAGCAGCCGCCCAACCCCTCCTGGGGCGCGATGCTCAACACCGCCAAAGGCTTCCTGGAGCAGGCACCCTGGATGTCGGTTTTCCCTGGTCTTGCCATTTTCCTCATCGTGCAGGGCTTCAATCTGCTGGGCGACGGACTGCGCGATGCGCTTGATCCGCGTAACGATTAA
- a CDS encoding NAD(P)-dependent alcohol dehydrogenase, with protein sequence MQVYGLAAKSATTPLEPFEFQRRELQAGDVHIDIHYCGVCHSDLHMARNEWGVSQFPLVPGHEIVGRVISTGNGVTAFKEGDLVGVGVMVDSCGHCAQCHQGEEQYCEEGFTATYNADEKTIGGKTFGGYSESIVVDSKFVVNVPENLPLAAVAPLLCAGVTTWSPLKHWNVQPGQRVGVIGLGGLGHMAVKLASALGAEVVLFTTSPAKGSDALRLGASKVVVSKDAEQMAAEANSLDFILDCVAAPHDLDPYLHTLKTNGHLVLVGIPDAPHQSPNVTPIVFKRLSISGTSIGSIQETQQMLDFCGEHNIVSDVEVIALDQVEVAFERMLKGDVKYRFVIDMKASQRG encoded by the coding sequence ATGCAGGTATATGGTCTGGCAGCAAAGTCTGCGACAACTCCCCTCGAACCTTTTGAATTTCAACGCCGCGAACTGCAGGCTGGCGATGTGCATATCGATATCCACTACTGCGGCGTCTGCCACTCAGATCTGCACATGGCCCGTAACGAATGGGGCGTCAGCCAGTTTCCGCTGGTGCCCGGCCATGAAATTGTGGGTCGCGTCATCAGTACCGGAAACGGCGTTACCGCATTTAAAGAAGGCGACCTGGTCGGCGTAGGCGTGATGGTGGATTCCTGTGGTCACTGTGCGCAGTGTCATCAGGGCGAAGAGCAGTACTGCGAAGAGGGCTTCACCGCTACTTATAATGCTGATGAAAAAACCATCGGCGGCAAAACCTTTGGTGGCTACTCCGAAAGCATCGTGGTCGACAGCAAATTTGTGGTTAACGTACCCGAAAATCTGCCGCTGGCTGCCGTGGCTCCTTTGCTGTGTGCTGGCGTCACCACCTGGTCACCGCTAAAGCACTGGAACGTTCAGCCGGGCCAGCGCGTTGGCGTTATCGGTCTTGGCGGTCTGGGGCATATGGCGGTGAAACTGGCCAGTGCGCTGGGCGCTGAAGTGGTGCTGTTTACCACCTCTCCGGCGAAAGGCAGCGATGCGCTACGTTTAGGTGCCAGCAAAGTTGTGGTTTCTAAAGACGCAGAGCAGATGGCGGCAGAAGCTAACAGCCTCGATTTTATTCTGGACTGCGTGGCTGCGCCGCACGATCTCGATCCTTACCTGCATACGCTGAAAACCAACGGCCATCTGGTATTAGTTGGGATCCCGGATGCGCCGCATCAGTCCCCGAACGTGACACCTATTGTATTCAAGCGACTGAGCATTTCCGGCACGTCTATCGGCAGCATTCAGGAAACGCAGCAGATGCTGGATTTCTGTGGCGAGCACAATATTGTGTCGGATGTGGAAGTGATCGCTCTGGATCAGGTGGAAGTGGCGTTTGAGCGGATGCTGAAGGGCGACGTGAAGTACCGCTTTGTGATTGATATGAAGGCGTCACAGCGCGGTTAA
- a CDS encoding FadR/GntR family transcriptional regulator, which translates to MGGTPEASVNSSSALENLRQLIQQHEVQPDHPLPTERELAERFNVGRREIRRALDVLEEEGRIWRKQGKGTFVGPAAPVQPLVLQDLPQQSNLLEVMEARVQLEPGLARLAALRASNEQIALMKRLVERMHSFTLGDSDRTELWDSAFHRAIAEAAGNRLMLGLFDAIDAVRREPSWQHLRELARTQDRLNNYDHHHQRLVQHIAARQPVEAAAAMREHLLALQQALIEAISHGEEEE; encoded by the coding sequence ATGGGTGGCACGCCAGAAGCCAGTGTGAATTCAAGCTCAGCGCTGGAAAATCTCCGCCAGCTGATCCAACAGCATGAAGTCCAGCCCGATCATCCTCTGCCCACCGAACGGGAGCTTGCAGAGCGCTTTAACGTTGGCCGTCGTGAGATTCGCCGGGCGCTGGACGTGCTGGAAGAAGAGGGGAGGATCTGGCGTAAACAGGGCAAAGGGACTTTTGTTGGCCCTGCCGCGCCGGTGCAGCCGCTGGTGCTTCAGGATTTGCCTCAGCAGTCCAATCTTCTGGAGGTGATGGAAGCGCGGGTGCAGCTGGAACCCGGACTGGCCCGCCTGGCTGCGCTGCGCGCCAGTAATGAGCAGATAGCCCTTATGAAGCGCCTGGTGGAAAGAATGCACTCCTTCACGCTGGGCGACAGCGATCGGACCGAACTCTGGGACAGCGCCTTTCACCGTGCCATCGCAGAGGCCGCAGGTAATCGCCTGATGCTGGGGTTATTCGATGCCATTGATGCGGTACGGCGGGAACCCAGCTGGCAGCATCTGCGGGAACTGGCAAGGACGCAGGATCGCCTCAACAACTATGACCACCATCATCAGCGTCTGGTGCAGCATATCGCCGCCCGCCAGCCTGTTGAGGCCGCTGCAGCGATGCGCGAACACCTTCTGGCGCTGCAACAGGCGTTGATCGAAGCCATCAGCCACGGCGAAGAGGAAGAATGA
- a CDS encoding ABC transporter ATP-binding protein — MMIADNQPPVLTLNQLNVQFKGSPVSVLDGISLQVHAGETLALVGESGCGKSITSLALMGLLPDSAEVKHGEIAFLEKNLLTLSQRDYADLRGNELAMIFQEPMTSLNPAFTLGDQLSEAVMRHRDINHREAMKVALQILEKVQIPAPEMRLKAYPHQLSGGMRQRVMIAMALINRPKLLIADEPTTALDVTIQAQILALLNTLKAETGTAVLMITHDLGVVAEVAQRVAVMYAGQVVETGDVEEIFNDPQHPYTIGLMGSIPSLGARSASLATIPGTVPLPEQMPAGCRFATRCPFAETRCHQDKPSLKAFGPRHQVACFRAPLEQHITLGEIA; from the coding sequence ATGATGATTGCAGATAACCAGCCTCCTGTGCTGACGCTGAATCAGCTGAATGTGCAGTTCAAAGGATCGCCGGTCAGCGTGCTGGACGGAATTTCACTGCAAGTCCATGCCGGTGAAACGCTGGCGTTAGTCGGGGAATCCGGCTGCGGCAAAAGCATCACTTCACTGGCGCTGATGGGATTGTTGCCAGACAGCGCAGAGGTGAAGCACGGCGAGATCGCTTTCCTGGAGAAGAACCTGCTGACGCTGAGCCAGCGTGATTACGCGGACCTGCGCGGCAATGAGCTGGCGATGATATTCCAGGAACCTATGACCTCGCTGAATCCCGCCTTTACCCTGGGCGACCAGCTCAGTGAAGCGGTGATGCGCCACCGCGATATCAACCATCGCGAGGCGATGAAGGTGGCGTTGCAGATTCTGGAGAAGGTGCAGATCCCGGCTCCTGAAATGCGGTTAAAGGCCTACCCTCATCAGCTTTCAGGAGGAATGCGCCAGCGCGTGATGATCGCCATGGCGCTGATCAATCGCCCTAAATTGCTGATTGCTGATGAGCCCACCACCGCGCTGGATGTCACCATTCAGGCGCAGATCCTGGCGCTGCTCAATACCCTGAAAGCGGAAACCGGTACAGCAGTACTGATGATCACTCACGACCTTGGCGTGGTGGCCGAAGTGGCGCAGCGTGTGGCGGTAATGTATGCCGGCCAGGTCGTGGAGACGGGCGATGTTGAGGAGATTTTTAACGATCCACAGCACCCCTACACCATCGGCCTGATGGGGTCTATTCCCAGTCTGGGCGCCCGCAGCGCCTCGCTGGCTACCATCCCCGGGACGGTTCCCCTGCCTGAGCAGATGCCTGCAGGCTGCCGCTTCGCCACCCGTTGCCCCTTTGCCGAAACCCGCTGCCATCAGGACAAGCCCAGCCTGAAAGCCTTTGGGCCCCGCCATCAGGTGGCCTGCTTTCGAGCACCGCTGGAACAGCACATCACGCTGGGAGAAATTGCATGA